One Mycolicibacterium sarraceniae genomic window carries:
- a CDS encoding DNA cytosine methyltransferase, with translation MGDVTPIRRASAKPKAMEFFAGIGLARMGLERAGFQVTWANDYEPDKKAMYTAHFGESDGHTFALSDIGKVDVSELPTDAALAWASSPCTDLSLAGARAGFAGAESGVFWEFVKLLDQLGDNRPPVIVLENVTGLATSHGGDDLTAAIKAFNELGYSVDVVALDTRRFLPQSRPRMFVIGAKNPPVDTAEPHCELRPDYLQWVFGDPSLRTHRAHLPAPPAPRIKGLSALIEDMLVADERWWDAERTAAFEASLSPMQRARVAELKRGKGVKHRTAYRRTRAGVAVWEVRPDDISGCLRTARGGSSKQAVVRLGNKRLQVRWMTPLEYARLMGAGNYNLDGARNNQALFGFGDAVAVPVVGWLAKHYLMPLLRGELVAAPSVDPQASVHVQ, from the coding sequence GTGGGAGATGTGACGCCGATCCGCCGTGCCAGCGCCAAGCCCAAGGCCATGGAGTTCTTCGCCGGTATCGGCCTAGCCCGCATGGGCCTGGAGCGCGCCGGTTTCCAGGTGACGTGGGCCAACGACTACGAGCCGGACAAGAAGGCGATGTACACCGCGCACTTCGGTGAGAGCGACGGCCACACGTTCGCGCTGAGCGACATCGGCAAGGTAGACGTGTCCGAGTTACCCACCGACGCGGCGCTGGCGTGGGCGTCCTCGCCGTGCACCGACCTGTCGCTGGCCGGTGCCCGCGCTGGCTTCGCGGGCGCGGAGTCAGGCGTGTTCTGGGAGTTCGTCAAGCTCTTGGATCAGCTGGGCGACAACCGCCCGCCAGTCATTGTGCTGGAGAACGTGACTGGGCTGGCGACATCCCACGGCGGTGACGACTTGACCGCAGCTATCAAGGCATTCAACGAGCTTGGCTACTCCGTCGACGTGGTGGCGCTCGACACCCGCAGGTTCCTGCCGCAGTCGCGCCCGCGCATGTTCGTCATCGGCGCGAAGAACCCGCCCGTCGACACCGCCGAGCCACACTGCGAGTTGCGGCCCGATTACCTCCAGTGGGTGTTCGGCGATCCGAGCTTGCGCACCCACCGCGCCCACTTGCCCGCCCCACCAGCCCCGCGCATCAAGGGCCTGTCCGCGCTCATTGAGGACATGCTGGTGGCCGACGAGCGGTGGTGGGACGCCGAGCGCACGGCTGCGTTCGAGGCTTCTCTCTCGCCCATGCAGCGCGCGCGGGTAGCAGAACTCAAGCGCGGCAAGGGGGTCAAGCACCGCACGGCCTACCGGCGCACGCGCGCTGGTGTGGCGGTGTGGGAGGTGCGGCCCGACGACATCTCCGGTTGCCTGCGCACTGCGCGCGGCGGCTCGTCCAAGCAAGCGGTGGTGCGGCTGGGCAACAAGCGCCTCCAGGTGCGGTGGATGACGCCGCTGGAGTACGCGCGGCTGATGGGTGCGGGCAACTACAACCTCGACGGTGCGCGGAACAACCAGGCGCTGTTCGGGTTTGGCGACGCGGTGGCGGTGCCGGTCGTCGGCTGGCTGGCTAAGCACTACCTAATGCCGCTGCTGCGCGGAGAGTTGGTCGCCGCTCCGTCGGTTGACCCACAGGCGTCGGTGCATGTCCAGTAA
- a CDS encoding GIY-YIG nuclease family protein — protein MSSKSTASPNPKPKKPRKIDLPAPDVRGFRSRLKAFLEETDDQGRTWSNAKWGVYAFYDYDGEPIYVGQTNEKLRTRIRRHLTNQRSDAVAMRILDVFEVADAEMWPLWDMEGVSAKNKDAKKRLDAFEYTAYLNAIEESRFTAILNEKIPPVSESVEMPPSLRWSLIDDEVREERKHPDIRIARRAETISRLAAVARERGEVSEGLRRVLVIQAVRLAFIAAERLAYAEGRPPPDPTAIAIERLVGSVLCEFTDPYGEGSLNEDDDALDEADGDDG, from the coding sequence ATGTCCAGTAAGAGCACCGCCTCGCCCAACCCAAAGCCCAAGAAGCCGAGAAAGATTGATCTGCCAGCGCCAGATGTGCGAGGGTTCCGCTCGCGGCTTAAGGCGTTTCTGGAGGAGACGGATGACCAAGGCCGCACGTGGTCGAACGCTAAATGGGGCGTGTACGCCTTCTATGACTACGACGGTGAGCCAATCTATGTCGGGCAGACCAACGAGAAGCTGCGCACTCGTATCCGCCGACACCTGACCAATCAGCGCAGCGACGCGGTGGCGATGCGCATTCTCGACGTGTTCGAGGTGGCCGACGCCGAGATGTGGCCGCTGTGGGATATGGAGGGCGTAAGCGCCAAGAACAAAGACGCCAAGAAGCGCCTCGACGCCTTTGAGTACACCGCCTATCTCAACGCAATTGAAGAGTCTCGATTCACGGCCATCCTCAACGAGAAGATTCCGCCGGTGTCGGAATCGGTCGAGATGCCGCCCTCGTTGCGCTGGTCTCTGATTGATGACGAGGTGCGCGAGGAACGAAAACACCCCGACATTCGCATCGCCCGTCGGGCGGAGACGATCTCGCGCCTGGCTGCGGTGGCACGCGAGCGCGGTGAGGTTTCCGAAGGGCTTCGGCGCGTGCTCGTGATCCAGGCCGTGCGCCTGGCCTTCATTGCCGCCGAGCGTTTGGCATACGCGGAGGGCCGACCACCGCCTGATCCGACGGCGATCGCCATCGAGCGACTGGTTGGCTCGGTGCTCTGCGAGTTCACCGACCCTTACGGCGAAGGCAGCCTCAATGAGGATGACGACGCGCTGGACGAGGCCGACGGCGACGACGGCTGA
- a CDS encoding Ppx/GppA phosphatase family protein — protein MRLGVLDVGSNTVHLLVVDAHRGGHPTPMSSTKAALRLAEAIDDSGKLTRRGADKLVDTVDEFAKIAASSGCADLMAFATSAVRDAKNSEDVLARVLAETGVNLQVLSGANESRLTFLAVRRWYGWSAGRIINLDIGGGSLELSNGVDEAPEVALSLPLGAGRLTREWLPDDPPGRRRVAMLRDWLDNELAEASAFVLEAGVPDLAVATSKTFRSLARLTGAAPSGAGPRVKRTLTANGLRQLISFISRMTATDRAELEGVSAERAPQIVAGALVAEASMRALSLESVDICPWALREGIILRRLDSEADGTALVETSVGDAGNKGFDRSTAARSRGTR, from the coding sequence GTGCGATTAGGCGTGCTCGACGTGGGCAGCAATACGGTTCATCTGCTGGTGGTCGATGCCCACCGTGGCGGGCACCCGACTCCGATGAGTTCGACGAAGGCTGCGCTGCGCCTTGCGGAGGCGATCGACGACTCCGGAAAGCTCACCCGCCGCGGCGCTGACAAGTTGGTCGACACCGTCGATGAGTTCGCCAAGATCGCCGCGAGCTCTGGCTGCGCGGATTTGATGGCCTTCGCCACCTCCGCGGTCCGCGACGCCAAGAATTCCGAGGACGTCCTGGCGCGGGTGCTGGCCGAAACCGGGGTGAACCTGCAGGTCCTCTCGGGCGCCAACGAGTCCCGGCTGACCTTTTTGGCGGTGCGGCGCTGGTACGGGTGGAGTGCCGGACGGATCATCAACCTCGATATCGGCGGTGGCTCGCTGGAGCTGTCCAACGGTGTAGATGAGGCACCTGAGGTGGCGTTGTCGCTGCCGCTGGGTGCCGGCCGGCTCACCCGTGAGTGGCTGCCGGATGACCCGCCGGGCCGGCGTCGGGTGGCCATGCTCCGAGATTGGCTGGACAACGAGTTGGCCGAGGCCAGCGCGTTCGTCCTGGAGGCCGGCGTTCCCGATCTGGCGGTGGCGACGTCGAAAACGTTCCGCTCCCTGGCCCGCCTCACCGGTGCGGCGCCCTCGGGTGCCGGGCCCAGGGTCAAGCGGACGCTGACCGCAAACGGCTTGAGGCAGCTCATATCTTTCATCTCTAGGATGACGGCGACAGATCGTGCCGAGTTGGAGGGAGTCAGTGCCGAGCGGGCGCCACAGATCGTGGCCGGCGCTCTGGTGGCGGAGGCAAGCATGCGAGCACTCTCCTTAGAATCCGTCGACATCTGCCCGTGGGCGCTGCGCGAGGGCATCATCCTGCGCCGGCTCGACAGCGAAGCTGACGGAACTGCCCTGGTGGAAACGTCGGTGGGGGATGCTGGAAATAAGGGTTTTGATCGGTCGACTGCGGCCCGATCGAGAGGCACACGATGA
- a CDS encoding sugar phosphate isomerase/epimerase family protein produces the protein MRPAIKVGLSTASVYPLRTEAAFEYAAELGYDGVELMVWAETVSQDIGAIAKLSRRYNMPVLSVHAPCLLISQRVWGANPIPKLTRSVQAAERLGAQTVVVHPPFRWQRRYADGFSEQVAELESHTDVLVAVENMFPFRTDRFFGSGDPSIERMRKRGGRPGAGISAFAPSYDPLDGDHAHYTLDLSHTATAGTDALDMAERMGSGLVHLHLCDGNGASTDEHLVPGRGTQPTVEVCQMLAASDFTGHVILEVTTSGARTKAEREALLVDSLQFARTHLLR, from the coding sequence GTGCGCCCCGCAATCAAGGTCGGTCTGTCGACGGCCTCGGTCTATCCGCTGAGGACCGAGGCCGCTTTCGAGTACGCGGCCGAATTGGGTTATGACGGTGTCGAACTCATGGTGTGGGCCGAGACGGTCAGCCAGGACATCGGGGCGATCGCGAAGCTGTCGCGCCGCTACAACATGCCGGTGTTGTCGGTGCATGCGCCGTGTCTGCTGATCTCCCAACGGGTCTGGGGGGCCAACCCCATCCCGAAGCTGACCCGCAGTGTGCAAGCCGCGGAGCGGCTCGGCGCGCAGACCGTGGTGGTGCACCCGCCATTCCGGTGGCAGCGCCGCTATGCCGACGGGTTCAGCGAACAGGTCGCCGAGCTGGAAAGCCACACCGATGTGCTGGTCGCGGTGGAGAACATGTTCCCATTCCGGACCGATCGATTCTTCGGCTCCGGGGATCCGTCGATCGAGCGGATGCGCAAGCGCGGTGGCCGTCCCGGAGCTGGGATATCGGCGTTCGCGCCGTCCTATGACCCGCTCGATGGCGATCACGCCCACTACACGCTGGACCTGTCGCACACCGCCACGGCCGGCACCGACGCCCTGGACATGGCCGAGCGGATGGGGTCCGGATTGGTGCACCTGCATCTGTGCGACGGCAACGGTGCCTCCACCGATGAGCACCTGGTGCCCGGTCGGGGAACACAACCCACCGTCGAGGTGTGCCAGATGCTGGCGGCCAGTGATTTCACCGGGCATGTGATCCTCGAGGTCACCACCTCGGGTGCGCGCACCAAGGCCGAGCGAGAGGCGCTTCTGGTCGATTCGCTTCAGTTCGCGCGCACGCATTTGTTGCGTTGA
- a CDS encoding thioesterase family protein, translating into MYPRFDDVMALQPTDGGFEANLNEHWTIGPKIHGGVMLALCAKAAREAYAHAAFEPVAVSADFLSAPDPGPVRLTTTVQKRGRRIGLVDVELSQGGRTCVRTVVTLGDPEHHVEPLLSANPVTALMSVEPPAHIEPIGPGHPAAAINNLARGCDIRPELAETVNAAGAPVFTIWVRPKEGPVDVLFALMCGDISVPVCYAVNRRGWAPTVQITAYLRGLPDDGWLRVACTTTQIGQDWFDEDHTVVDSAGRIIVQTRQLALVPAH; encoded by the coding sequence ATGTACCCCCGGTTCGACGATGTGATGGCGTTACAGCCGACTGATGGCGGCTTCGAAGCAAACCTCAACGAGCACTGGACAATTGGGCCCAAGATCCACGGCGGTGTGATGTTGGCGCTGTGCGCCAAGGCTGCTCGTGAGGCGTACGCTCACGCGGCCTTTGAACCCGTCGCGGTATCGGCCGATTTCCTGTCCGCGCCCGACCCCGGACCCGTGCGGTTGACCACGACCGTGCAGAAGCGCGGTCGTCGTATCGGGCTGGTCGACGTGGAGCTGTCCCAGGGGGGACGCACCTGCGTGCGCACTGTCGTCACGCTCGGTGACCCCGAGCACCACGTCGAGCCGTTGTTATCGGCTAATCCGGTGACCGCGCTGATGAGCGTCGAGCCGCCCGCGCATATCGAGCCGATCGGCCCGGGGCATCCGGCGGCGGCGATCAACAACCTCGCACGCGGCTGCGATATCCGTCCGGAGTTGGCCGAGACCGTCAATGCGGCGGGCGCTCCGGTGTTCACGATCTGGGTTCGACCCAAGGAGGGGCCGGTCGATGTGTTGTTCGCGCTGATGTGCGGCGACATCTCGGTGCCGGTCTGCTACGCGGTGAACCGTCGGGGCTGGGCACCCACGGTGCAGATCACCGCCTACCTCCGGGGCCTGCCCGACGACGGCTGGCTGCGGGTGGCGTGTACGACCACCCAGATCGGCCAGGACTGGTTCGACGAGGACCACACCGTGGTCGACAGTGCGGGACGCATCATCGTGCAGACCCGTCAACTGGCCTTGGTGCCCGCCCACTAA
- the proC gene encoding pyrroline-5-carboxylate reductase, whose amino-acid sequence MARIAIIGGGSMGEAILAGLLRAGRQVKDLVVSERMPERARYLGETYSVRMATVAEAVETAAFVIVAVKPADVESVVSEIADAAAQAESDTVEQVFVTVVAGVTIGFYEARLPAGSPVVRVMPNAPALVGAGVSALAAGRFATPEQLAGVAAVFKCVGDVLTVPESQLDAVTAVSGSGPAYFFLFVEAVVDAAVANGLSRAVATDLAVQTMAGSAAMLLERLDSQRAAGEDSGLDTSAARLRAMVTSPGGTTAAGLRELERGGVRAAVAAAVDAAKTRSEQLGITAE is encoded by the coding sequence ATGGCCAGAATCGCGATCATCGGCGGCGGCAGTATGGGCGAGGCGATCCTTGCCGGACTCCTTCGAGCGGGCCGGCAGGTCAAGGACCTCGTGGTGTCGGAGCGGATGCCGGAGCGTGCCCGCTACCTGGGCGAGACGTACTCGGTTCGGATGGCGACCGTCGCCGAGGCGGTGGAAACCGCCGCGTTCGTGATCGTCGCTGTGAAACCGGCCGACGTCGAGTCGGTTGTCAGCGAGATCGCCGACGCGGCTGCGCAGGCCGAGAGCGACACCGTCGAACAGGTCTTCGTCACCGTCGTCGCGGGTGTGACGATCGGCTTCTACGAGGCCCGGCTGCCCGCTGGCTCACCGGTGGTCCGGGTGATGCCCAACGCCCCGGCATTGGTCGGTGCCGGCGTCAGCGCGCTTGCTGCGGGCCGGTTTGCCACTCCTGAGCAGCTCGCCGGCGTCGCCGCGGTGTTCAAGTGCGTGGGCGACGTGCTGACCGTGCCGGAAAGCCAGCTCGATGCGGTTACGGCGGTCTCCGGTTCGGGGCCCGCGTATTTCTTTCTTTTCGTCGAAGCCGTGGTCGACGCGGCGGTCGCCAACGGCCTGAGTCGGGCCGTCGCGACCGATCTCGCGGTGCAGACGATGGCCGGATCGGCGGCCATGCTCCTGGAACGCCTCGACAGCCAGCGTGCGGCTGGCGAAGACAGCGGCCTCGATACTTCTGCGGCGCGGCTTCGGGCGATGGTTACCTCCCCGGGCGGGACCACTGCCGCTGGCCTGCGGGAACTCGAACGGGGTGGGGTGCGGGCGGCCGTCGCCGCTGCCGTCGACGCCGCGAAAACACGCTCTGAGCAGCTAGGAATTACAGCAGAGTAG
- a CDS encoding helix-turn-helix domain-containing protein, translating to MTSMNGPSARDSAGKSARDAGGADSPPAARAQFLTVAEVAALMRVSKMTVYRLVHNGELPAVRVGRSFRVHAKAVHDLLETSYFDAG from the coding sequence ATGACGTCTATGAACGGGCCATCGGCGCGGGATTCGGCTGGAAAATCGGCGCGGGATGCCGGCGGCGCCGACAGCCCGCCGGCCGCCAGAGCGCAGTTTCTGACCGTCGCCGAAGTGGCTGCCCTGATGCGGGTCAGCAAGATGACGGTGTACCGCCTGGTACACAACGGCGAGCTGCCTGCGGTGCGGGTGGGTCGTTCATTCCGGGTGCATGCCAAGGCCGTCCACGACTTGCTGGAGACGTCGTACTTCGACGCAGGCTAG
- a CDS encoding 30S ribosomal protein bS22 has translation MGSVIKKRRKRMSKKKHRKLLRRTRVQRRKLGK, from the coding sequence ATGGGTTCAGTCATCAAGAAGCGGCGCAAGCGCATGTCGAAGAAGAAGCACCGCAAGCTGCTGCGTCGTACCCGGGTCCAGCGCAGAAAACTCGGCAAGTAG
- a CDS encoding SDR family oxidoreductase: protein MDSGGIDTEAPHYPKVVLVTGACRFLGGYLTARLVQNPLINKVIAVDAVAPSKDMLRRMGRAEFVRADIRNPFIAKVIRNGEVDTVVHASAASYSPRSGGRATLKEINVMGAMQLFAACQKAPSVRRVILKSTSEVYGSHAHDPVAYTEDSSSQRPPGEGFARDSIDIEGYVRGLGRRRPDIAVTILRLANMIGPAMDTALSRYLAGPLVTTVLGHDARLQLLHEQDALGALERATMAGKSGTFNIGADGVIMMSQAIRRSGRVAVPLPNSGVWALYSLRRTGRPSDLNRDQMDWLSYGRVMDTARMRSELGFAPKWTTIEAFDDYVRGRGLTPIIDPNWVRSLERRAVAVAQRWGG, encoded by the coding sequence ATGGATTCCGGCGGTATCGACACCGAGGCCCCGCACTACCCGAAGGTTGTGCTGGTCACGGGGGCGTGCCGGTTTCTCGGCGGGTATCTGACCGCGCGGTTGGTGCAGAACCCGTTGATCAACAAGGTCATCGCGGTCGACGCCGTCGCGCCGAGCAAGGACATGCTGCGCCGGATGGGCCGGGCTGAGTTCGTGCGCGCCGATATTCGAAACCCGTTTATCGCCAAGGTGATTCGAAACGGCGAAGTCGACACCGTCGTGCATGCCTCGGCGGCTTCCTACTCCCCGCGCTCGGGTGGTCGCGCGACGTTGAAAGAGATCAACGTCATGGGCGCCATGCAGTTGTTCGCGGCCTGTCAGAAGGCGCCGTCGGTGCGCCGGGTGATCCTGAAGTCGACGTCTGAGGTTTACGGCTCGCACGCCCACGACCCGGTGGCCTACACCGAGGACAGCAGTAGCCAGCGCCCGCCGGGCGAAGGCTTCGCGCGCGACAGCATCGATATCGAGGGCTACGTGCGTGGGCTGGGCCGGCGTCGGCCCGATATCGCCGTCACGATCCTGCGGCTGGCCAACATGATCGGCCCGGCGATGGATACCGCGCTGTCGCGTTATCTGGCGGGTCCGCTGGTGACCACGGTGCTCGGCCACGACGCGCGGTTGCAGCTGCTGCACGAGCAGGACGCGCTGGGCGCGCTGGAGCGCGCCACGATGGCGGGTAAATCGGGCACCTTCAACATCGGAGCCGACGGTGTGATCATGATGTCGCAGGCAATCCGCCGTTCCGGCCGGGTTGCGGTTCCGTTGCCGAATTCCGGCGTTTGGGCACTGTATTCGTTGCGACGGACGGGCCGGCCTTCCGACCTCAACCGTGACCAGATGGATTGGCTAAGTTACGGCCGCGTCATGGACACCGCGAGGATGCGCTCCGAGTTGGGGTTTGCGCCGAAATGGACGACGATAGAGGCCTTCGACGATTACGTGCGTGGCCGAGGTCTGACCCCGATCATCGACCCGAACTGGGTACGCTCTTTGGAGAGACGCGCGGTCGCCGTTGCGCAGCGATGGGGCGGCTGA
- a CDS encoding lysophospholipid acyltransferase family protein, protein MAGESKAKVIPLHSNSTRVAAARRAAQRAEAARRHPSLLADPGTRASAADIAAVVREIDARRGTSTIGASAEAPNELAQRISAIADFVSKRLSGDYTVDEFGFDPQFNNALVMPLLRFFFQNWFRVEVSGIENLPKNGAGLLVANHAGTLPFDGLMLSVAVHDHHPNNRDLRLLAADMVFDMPMMGPIARKAGHTMASTVDAHRLLVGGELTAVFPEGYKGLGKPFKDRYKLQRFGRGGFVSAALRTKAPIIPCSIVGSEEIYPMIADVKLLARVLGLPYFPITPLFPLAGPIGLVPLPSKWHIAFGEPIETADYDDTAADDPMVTFDLTDQVRETIQQTLYQLLTKRRNTFLG, encoded by the coding sequence GTGGCGGGTGAATCCAAGGCGAAAGTGATTCCGCTGCACTCAAATTCGACGCGTGTCGCGGCCGCTCGGAGGGCTGCGCAGCGAGCCGAGGCGGCGCGCCGGCATCCCTCGCTGCTGGCGGATCCGGGCACCCGTGCGTCGGCGGCGGATATCGCCGCTGTGGTCCGGGAAATCGATGCCCGGCGCGGTACGAGCACAATTGGGGCTTCCGCAGAGGCCCCGAATGAACTGGCACAACGCATTTCGGCGATTGCCGATTTCGTATCCAAGCGGCTGTCCGGCGATTACACGGTCGACGAATTCGGTTTCGATCCGCAGTTCAACAACGCGCTCGTCATGCCTTTGCTGCGCTTCTTTTTCCAGAATTGGTTCCGGGTCGAGGTCAGCGGCATCGAAAACCTCCCGAAGAATGGTGCCGGGCTGCTCGTCGCCAATCACGCCGGGACGTTGCCGTTCGACGGGTTGATGTTGTCGGTCGCGGTGCACGACCATCACCCGAACAACCGGGACTTGCGGTTACTGGCAGCCGACATGGTGTTCGACATGCCGATGATGGGCCCGATCGCCCGCAAGGCCGGCCACACGATGGCCTCCACCGTCGATGCCCACCGGCTGTTGGTCGGCGGCGAATTGACGGCCGTTTTTCCGGAGGGCTACAAGGGGTTGGGCAAACCCTTCAAGGATCGCTACAAGCTGCAGCGATTCGGTCGCGGCGGTTTCGTCTCGGCGGCGCTGCGCACCAAGGCGCCGATCATCCCGTGCTCGATCGTCGGATCCGAGGAGATCTACCCGATGATCGCCGATGTGAAGTTGCTCGCCCGGGTGCTGGGGTTGCCCTACTTCCCGATCACGCCGCTGTTCCCGCTGGCCGGCCCGATCGGGCTGGTGCCGCTTCCGTCCAAGTGGCACATCGCCTTTGGTGAGCCGATCGAGACTGCTGACTACGACGACACCGCGGCCGACGATCCGATGGTCACCTTCGATCTCACCGACCAGGTCCGCGAGACCATCCAGCAGACGCTCTACCAGTTGCTGACCAAACGTCGCAATACGTTCTTGGGCTGA
- a CDS encoding FAS1-like dehydratase domain-containing protein — translation MSIASDIIGTHYRYPDYYLVGREKIREYANAIQSDNELHFDEEAARAAGYTDVVAPLTFIAIAGRQVQLDIFRNFDVGINIARVIHRDQKIRFHRAIVAGDKLFFDSWLDSVVESFGTVITELRSEVTDEDGKPVMTTIVTMIGEAESDEQTNAQVAAIAAAALGKQTPR, via the coding sequence GTGTCAATCGCCAGCGACATCATCGGAACGCACTACCGTTACCCGGACTATTACCTGGTCGGCCGGGAGAAGATCCGGGAGTATGCCAACGCGATCCAGTCCGACAATGAGCTGCACTTCGACGAGGAAGCAGCCAGGGCCGCCGGTTACACCGACGTGGTCGCCCCCCTGACATTCATCGCGATCGCGGGACGTCAGGTGCAGCTCGACATCTTCCGGAACTTCGATGTGGGCATCAATATCGCCCGGGTCATTCACCGCGACCAGAAGATCCGTTTCCATCGGGCAATCGTGGCCGGCGACAAATTGTTCTTCGATTCCTGGCTGGACTCGGTGGTCGAATCATTCGGCACCGTCATCACCGAATTGCGCAGTGAGGTCACCGACGAAGACGGCAAACCGGTGATGACCACAATCGTGACAATGATCGGCGAAGCCGAGAGCGACGAACAGACCAATGCTCAGGTCGCGGCGATCGCCGCGGCGGCGCTGGGCAAGCAAACCCCGCGCTGA